Proteins from one Malania oleifera isolate guangnan ecotype guangnan unplaced genomic scaffold, ASM2987363v1 ctg225, whole genome shotgun sequence genomic window:
- the LOC131147141 gene encoding cysteine-rich receptor-like protein kinase 44, with product MHLSHFLLSLLGKLALLWELMLACKGSSISRTVVIIVSTAIASGLIALASIAFALFQMRKPKENVEDEDAVESSDSLKFSLCTVRTATNDFSDANKLGQGGFGSVYKGKLSNGQDVAVKRLAQHSAQGEQEFKNEIVLLARLQHRNLVRLLGFCFEGRERLLIYEYMPNGSLDHFIFDPAKCRQLNWEKRYTIICGIARGILYLHEDSRLRIIHHDLKAGNVLLDGGMNPKIADFGMARLFLVGASKGNTKRIAGTYGYMPPEYLNFGQFSVKTDVFSFGVLILEIISGKNNSSFHNSEQVEHILSYVWKNWREGTFSNIEDKAMPRGSTSETLRCIHIGLLCVQENVARRPTMASVVLMLNSHSTSLPAPSKPAFLLHSRVGAEVPLLGQNSRFTDSDQSTNPSKRISVNEASITEPYPR from the exons ATGCATCTTTCTCATTTCCTGCTGTCCTTGCTTGGGAAGCTTGCTCTACTATGGGAACTTATGCTGGCTT GCAAAGGAAGCAGCATATCTCGAACTGTCGTTATTATTGTTTCTACAGCAATCGCATCTGGACTTATTGCACTAGCTTCAATAGCTTTTGCCCTTTTTCAAATGAGGAAGCCGAAGGAGAATGTTGAAG ATGAGGATGCAGTGGAGAGTTCGGATTCCTTGAAATTCAGCTTATGCACTGTAAGAACTGCAACAAATGACTTTTCTGATGCTAATAAGCTTGGACAAGGTGGATTTGGTTCAGTCTACAAG GGCAAGCTTTCAAATGGACAAGATGTTGCTGTTAAAAGGCTTGCTCAGCATTCTGCGCAAGGTGAACAAGAATTCAAGAATGAGATTGTGCTACTGGCTAGGCTACAACATAGGAATCTCGTAAGGCTCCTAGGTTTTTGCTTTGAAGGAAGAGAGAGGCTTCTTATTTACGAGTACATGCCCAATGGAAGCCTTGATCACTTTATTTTTG ATCCAGCCAAATGTAGGCAGTTGAATTGGGAAAAACGCTACACAATCATATGTGGCATTGCTCGAGGAATTCTTTATCTTCATGAAGATTCTCGTCTCAGGATAATTCACCATGATCTCAAAGCAGGCAATGTGCTGCTAGATGGAGGGATGAACCCTAAAATTGCAGATTTTGGCATGGCAAGGCTGTTTTTGGTTGGTGCAAGTAAAGGCAATACTAAAAGAATTGCTGGGACATA TGGTTATATGCCTCCAGAATATCTGAATTTCGGACAATTCTCTGTGAAGACCGATGTTTTCAGTTTCGGTGTCTTAATTCTAGAGATTATAAGTGGCAAGAACAACAGTTCTTTTCACAATTCTGAGCAAGTGGAGCACATTTTAAGCTAT GTATGGAAAAATTGGAGAGAAGGGACATTTTCAAACATAGAGGACAAAGCTATGCCTAGAGGCTCGACGAGTGAAACACTGAGGTGCATTCATATTGGGTTATTGTGTGTACAGGAGAATGTAGCCCGCAGACCCACCATGGCGTCTGTTGTCCTTATGCTCAATTCTCACTCTACGAGTTTGCCAGCACCTTCTAAACCTGCATTCTTACTGCATAGTAGAGTAGGGGCAGAAGTGCCCTTGTTAGGCCAGAATTCAAGGTTTACAGATTCTGATCAGTCCACAAATCCATCAAAACGTATTTCAGTGAATGAGGCTTCAATTACTGAGCCATACCCTCGCTAA